Part of the Papaver somniferum cultivar HN1 unplaced genomic scaffold, ASM357369v1 unplaced-scaffold_119, whole genome shotgun sequence genome is shown below.
AGAACAGGTGGCTTTTATGAAAGGGCGTAACATCCATGAAAACATTAGTCTTGCTTCTGAGTTGATTAATGAACTTCATATCAATCgtaaggatggtaatttgggccttaaacttgatatatctcaagcttttgacacggtcagTTGGTCTTTTGTCTTGGAGGTTTTTCGTAGGTATGTTTTCTCGGAGCAATGGTGCAATTGGATTTCTCATATCTTCAATTCTGCTAGAATCTCTATTCTCTTGAATGGCAGTCCGGAGGGTTTTTTCAAGATAAATAGAGGTTTACGTCAGGGAGATCCTGTTTCTCCCTTGAtctttgttttgatggaagatgtCCTTAGCAGAAATATCACAAAGCTTTTTGCAGAGAAGAAGATGTCTTACATGGTAACTAGAGgtggtatttctcctactcatctcttttttgctgatgatattatgattttctgtAAAGGAAATTTGCGGAGCATTAATAATCTGGTGGATCTGTTGGGTAAGTATCAGCGTGCTTCGGGTCAATCTGTTTGTCGCCAAAAGAGTAaaatttattatggtggtggttcgttGAGTAGACgtaattatcttgttgattatttgggTATGAGTGTTGCTTCTTTCCCTGATCGTTATTTGGGTGTTCAAATAATGCCTGGTGCTGTTAGGTATCATCATATTGCAaatgtggttgagaagattaaaacccagcttgctggttggaagggttttcttttatcttttcatgacCGCAGTGTGCTTGTTAAATCTGTTATTTCGagttattccattcataatatgGCTATTTATAAGTGGCCTAGCAAGTTCATTGTGCAATGTGAGCGTGCAATTAGGAATTTTATTTGGTCTGGTGACTCTAATGTCAGTCGTGCTGTTGTGGTGGCGTATGATAAAATCTGTTGCCCTTTTGAAGAGGGGGGTTTGGGTTTATCTCGTATGGCTACTATGAATTTTGCAATGTTGATGAAGTTATGGTGGAAAATCAGTACTTCTAAGAAGAATTGGGCAGGTTATCTTATGAATTTTTTAGTCGAAGAGGCTACATTAAGACTTATGGGGTGAAGTCTACCATTCTTCCAGGCATTAGAAGGGTTTATAAATATGTGGAGGCTAACACTAAAGTTCTTCTTGGTGATGGCAGGTCTACTTCTCTCTATTATGATATTTGGTATGGAGAAAAATGTTTAGCAGAGATACTAGATGATTTTACTCTTGACAGATTGGTTTTGGTGAGTGATTGTTATAGGGATAACCAATGGGTTTTCTCTGAAAATCACTTGAACTGTTTACTCGCGGCTGGTGTGGATATGCATAATATTCCTTTGCCAAATGGGGGTGAAGATAAGAGAGTTTGGATGCCAAACTTTTCAGGTGATTTTTCGGTAAGTTCTGCCAATGAACTTATTCGTAAGAAACATGGTAGATTCAATGCAGCGTCTATGCtgtggaggaaggaaattcacCCTAAACTTGCGGCTCAAAACTGGAAATTTATTCGTGGTGCTTGTGCCACTTTGGATATCATTCAATCTAGGTTCAACATTAATTTGGCTAACAAGTGTGTTCTGTGTGAAACTGAGGAAGAATCTCTAGAACATATTCTTTTTCATTGTTCTTTTGCAGCTCGTGCGTGGTCTTGGATTTCTGGTATCTTTGGTATGTCAGCAAATTTCAACATTGTGGCTTCTTTCAAGGCAGCGAAGGGAAGAAGTACAATTTTCCGTGACTTGTGGCTGGTGGAGAACTTAGTAATCAGGTCAGAACTTTGGGCTATGCGCAACAAATGCATCTTTGAGAAACAGAAACCGAGCTGGAGTCTTTTTTCTAAAATAGTGCTGAAGCTAATACAAGAATATTCAGTCCGTCTAAAAGGGTTTATGCGCAACAGTGTGGAAGATATGATGCTGTTGGATTACTTCCGTGTGGTTCATAGAAGTGTTAAACACCAGCAGCCTATTGAAGTGTTATGGAAGCCTCCGGATCTTAATGAGATtctaatttgttgtgatggagcagcgCGTGGGAATCCAGGCATTGCGGGAGCAGGAGTGGTGGCAAGAGACTCTAGCTGTGCAGTTCTTGGTGCTTTGAGTATTGGTCTTGGAGTTACTACAAACTATTTGGCGGAACTATATGCAATTATAATTGGTATGGAATGGGCAATGCAATGGAATTATGGTCGTATTTGTGTGCAATCTGATTCCTATGGAGTAGTTCAAGCTTTACAAAGCTCttctattccttggtttgcaagaACAAGATGGGAGAGGTTATGCAATCATTATATTTCTATAAGGATTATTCATACTTTCAGAGAGGCGAATTTTTCAGCAGATAAGATGGCTAAGAATGGTTGTTATCTAGATAATGAAGAAGGAATTCAGTATGAAGGAAGAcctgattttttaatttctgttgaAAAACCTAATGTTTCCTATTATCGTTTCAAGTAGtgttacaagtttttggggttgctgtgacctcttttcttgtaatctactttttgtaaattttgttatctattaatacaatttttgacttatcaaaaaaaaaaNNNNNNNNNNNNNNNNNNNNNNNNNNNNNNNNNNNNNNNNNNNNNNNNNNNNNNNNNNNNNNNNaaaaaaaaaaaaaaaaaaatcaacaacggAATACCGATAAACTTCCAAATAACATCTTTGatgtgtggttgaagttgcttgaggttccatgtTGGCTGGGGAAAATGCCAAAGCAACAGCATGGCGAGATCATCGGTCGCTGGTGaaaaaatccaaggaatcaagGGAAGACATCCCTCTGTAGTTCCAAGGGAGTGCATAAGTCTTAGTCCAGTTTTTTCCATGGCATGCTGACCTCATAAAAGTACGAATTGGGACCTTTTACCCACAAAGAACTAGGTGTTAATGATTTGAAGTCTAGGGAATGTAGGACAAATTGTAGTTAATACAGAGTCGTGGTACTGAAAGCGACGTCGTGCCCTTGAAAGCGACGTAGCATGATACCCATCTAAAAGAGACACTTAGAGTCTGAACAGGGCAAACTGGCGAGGTCAGCATGACAGAGCAGAGAGAATCGTACTTTTGAAACTCAGTTTTAGTGTCAGTCACCTTTTTCTTCTAAAAACCGTACGTACTatagaaacttttcaaaaacaggtcaaagtaaggtgttgtATGTTTTCTCCGACGTAGGTAGGGACGACTTTCAGACTCACAACACACTGTGTCCGATGGCTAGCACGTCAGGAATGGGAAGAACTCCGAGGAACCGCACGATCTCTAATAACAACATGCAAGGAGGAGTAATTGGGACGAGGCGAGAGAGTAACGGGCATCCACCACCAGAGGAATCACAAGCTGCTGCAAGGGGTATGCCAACTGTGGACGAGGAGATCGATCTGGGATGAGACGGTGACCCATCGCCTCTGGAGCGAATCGCCTCGCCCCAAGGAGGGATGATCAAATAGATGGACTTACTGCGTCAGACACGGAAGATGATGAGGCAGCATTGATCCTGCATGCTCAGAGACGAAACATCAGACGACaagctgagtatcaagaagccctCGGGCGAGAGCAAGAACGACTAGGGCGAGAAACAACTATCAGAATCGATCCGGCGACATCGACTCAGATACGCCCCCGCAGTACAACCTCCACCACCTATGATGACAGCACCACCCCCTGCCCATTTAGGCCATCCAAATGGTCACTCTAGCCATGAGAGTACAGATCCAACACTTCTCGCAATTCTACAAAGCCAAAGAAGGCAAGAGGCGTCTTTAAGGGATCTTGAACCTAGCTCTAGAGTTCGAGAACTATCAGCTACAGAACTTAAGGTCGAGGTCGAGAGGACCTTCTAGCCGAGGGACATCAGGACGCCAAGGCCGAATCGGGAAGGTACCACCTGCAGTAGGACCAAGCAATTCCGGTCGATCAGGACCACCCCCAACACCACCTATCGGAAGATACTGTCCACCTGAGGATTCATCGACAGACGACGAAAGACACGAGAGGAATAATCAACAGAGAAACACAAGGCCCGACAATGCGACTGAAGCCAAGCTAAGAGAGTTAGAGGAAAAGATAAGGAAGTTTTCAGGAACCGGCGAAGAAGATAAGCTCGCCGAGGACATAAGCGAGGCCGAGAGGACCCCTTTCACCCAAGAGCTAGAACTAAGGGCCTTCCCACCTAAGTGCACGCTCCTCACCTTCCCATCAAGGTTCGACGGCACGGGAGACACAgttgagcatttgaagatgtacacaatgtccctaatacaatggaaaaaccatgaggtggtaatgtgCAAATTCTTCCCTGCAAGCTTGGATGGCGAGGCAAGAAAATGGTTCTACAACCTCGCACCAGGAACAATCAACAGTTAtgagactctagtcgaagccttcctTGAGACATACATGCACAACAGCAGACCTCGGCCCAGGGTCAACAGGTTATTCACCTTGGCCCGACGGTTCAGATAACCTCTCAGATCATTGACCGATAGATGGAGAAATTTGTGTACAGAAATTAGGAAAGTACCCGTCGACCAGCAGATATTCGGGTTTGAAAACGCACTTGGGAGGTCGGATCCCATCTGGATAGCCATGTTCACTGAAAAACCACAAAcattgaaagaaatgaggaaaatgcaagaaCATTTCATCGCCCTAGAAGAAATTCAGGAAGAGTCAAGGGATAGGGGAGTGCAAGAGGCTAGTGCGGCGCCCGAGTCAACATCGGACGATGTTCAAAGGCGACACGAGAAGAGACCGAGCCAACCTACGCGAGGAAATGGGAAGAAGGAATGGGTGGCTAAAGGAAAGAGGGCACGAGGCGAGAATGTACCCCTTTGAATgcaccactagaagaaatcttcaaagaggtagaaaaaaggagtgacatcatatacccagcTTCAAGAGGGGTACAGTTCGAGGAGACTAAGGATCGCCCGGAATATTGTCATTATCATCAATATTGAGGCCACTCTACAAATAACTGTCGAGAAGTGAAAGACATGGTGCAACACCTTATTAGAGATGGTTATCTGAGGCAGTTCGTCCGACACCCAGCCCAGGCAACGGTAGCGCCCGATGCACCAGTTCATCAGGTCCGGATCGACAGATCCACACAGTTTGTCAACACGATTTCCCATTCCGCCACTCAAGCATACAATCTGAATCCTAGAATCATGTCAAGAATCCACAAAAAAGATCTTAATGGGAAGGAAATTTTCAGTGTAGCAAAAGCTTTGCCGATGGAATCCTGGATGATGCGTCCCATATTTTTCTCGGCTCAGGATGTCCCGATGAACGGCCAAGCTCACAGTGATCCCTTGGTTATCACCCTACTGATTGAGGAATGGGGGGTAAGAAGGATTCTAGTAGATAGTGGGAGCTCAGTCGAAGTACTCTTCTACGATAcattcaaaaggatggagttgtCAGATGATATACTTGTCCCATCGACATATCGTATCTATGGTTTTAATGGGACCGTAACCATCCCAAAGGGCGAAGTAACTCTAAGGGTATCGTATGGAGGTGGTTACCTAGATACTTTAACCACATTCTGCGTGGTTGATATCGCCTCGCCCTATGAAGCTATAATCGGAAGACCATGGATCAcgggaatcaaaggagtggcatcgGCCTATCATCAAAGGCTACGATTCCCAACATACAAGGGGATAACCGAGGTCGTAGGAGATCCACAGGCAGCCCGACGGTGCATGCAGGTCGATGCCCAGATAAATGAGGAGCGGCGAGCACGACAAAGGAGAGAGAAGAAAAGGGCTAAAGAAGCAAAAGTCGCAGAAGAACTGGAAAGAGTTATTTCGCAGGCGGTCATGACTTACGAAGCACAAGGAAACGAGCCTTCATAGCAATTAAAGGATACGGCGTCGGTGAAGGAATCAAAACCAAACTTCTCGGCCGTGGAACCTACTCGGGAGATTAATTTGGGAACTGTAGAAGAACCAAGGGTGGTAAGGATTGGGTCTTTACTATCGGACGAACAAGTAAACCATCTCGTGGCGGTGCTAAAGGAAAACATGGACGCATTCGCATGGAACATGCATGATATGAAGGGTATAGATCCGGAGGTATGCTGTCACCATCTAAGGATCGAACCAAGCTTCAATCCAgtccgacaaaagatgaggcgaatcgcacccaagcttgacgcgcaaaattacagctccaaagaatatgttggagagactcctcctcaatctgacacacactacatttagatgcaagttgaaattTGAATACCTTGAATCCACTCCCAAGtttgacgcgcaaaattacactccaaagaatatgttggagagactcctcctcaatctgacacacactacatttagatgcaagttgaaatttgaatctgctgcgtaccttatcaagagttgcacatgcaccacgaataaacttccagttctgagccgccaatgaaggatgcactaccctcttccataacagccccgcctccctcaaaataggatatttcttcctaatcaactcccttgccgccttgacagaaaatttaccatgtaaatcaggcatccaaatacgcctatccactcccatatgaatttttggtaaatcttgttgcaccacaccagcacttaataGGAGCTGCAAATGAACtccttgaatctgccaatcaccttgcacaataatatcacatacacgagctgatctgtctaagtTCGTGCGATTTAAAACattagctaaggttgtatttccataccaaatatcaaagaataaagaagtatccctaccatcaccaataaaacacttcgtgttattcaccatctccttatgaacccaacaaagaccaagaagaatagaagatttcacccccgccatcttaatacgactatccctacaagtgaatttggcttccaaaaaccgagcccacctcttacgagaagcTTTTATAGACCACCataatttcatcagcaaagctttattcatattTCATCAGGTGTTACCCTTTCAATACCTTTCAACAATACAAAGTACAAccggctcagcaatacaaagtacaACCGGCTTGAACTCATGCACCAACttacgtaacttactacccgcttccaccttcgccaccccattaatattccaatagagaactctcatcaggaaacactcttcttatatttatgaatagcttgtggaatcttgctaggaatcctactttgtaaaacaggtGAGACACCCTTtctaactcggtttcccaaagcattcacttcagagtccgaatctgatttggaatcactaaaacgttgttgagaagaactagaacttgTAAGCAAAACCTTGCTTGGTTTCCTGTAGAATCTGATCCGGTTGTACTTTGTATTCATAGTTCTAACTAATTACCCTTTCAACACAGCTTCATTGCAAGATTAAACTTCACGGGACTGAAGTTCTTTGAGGTAAAAACAGTTTTAATctctcaatggcagattaatcctaattctgttaggtttatgactatgggaaaaggtttctttgttattatgctacaagatgaggaaactaaggagagaatcagacgtacaaagtggtttgttcaacagcatgaactcaagttgatggattggtacccaggttttgatcctgatcgtcaaaaaacttcacatacaaacgtatgggttcactttcctggtttacatgcagaactatggactgagaagaacttgttatcaatgggaaaagttttagggactccaattgtggttgatcaaagaaccctaaatctggagtatggaaactttgcctcagttttggtagatgtggattttgcaaaacatattccaagtagaattaagataacagctggggggaggacgttttggcaatacttggatatcccaaaatcacctaaattctgaatgaagtgctgcataattggtcataataatgatgaatgtagaagacaaccaaagaatgatgagaaatcgtctaaggctgatgcgaaaggggagtggcagaatgtgcgtaataggagaaaccgtaaggtAGGTGCTGGAGAGGATGCAACCACGGCTGGTGAGGGTACAAACGATGTTgttgtaggtgttggcgctgctgtaggtggtgtgaaCGTTGGTTCTGTTGTGGTTAATGAGGTTGTTAACGGTGTTGGTGATAGTGTGGATGAATCTCTTATTGTAGGGCATGGTAgagctgtggtgaatggggtggttgaagctggtATAGTGGAGAGTGTTGTTGGTTTGGAGCAAACTGTTCAGCTAGAGAATGAATTAGTGTCTTctgaagccaatcttcatgcagcgactgaagcttttgagaaggctaagaaggcgTTTGCTTTGAAAAAGGGTTTGGCTAgtgggttgtcaatggttgaaattgcaacctcatctaagtcaactaagagtggtgaaagaactaatcactctaatGATAGGAATGAGGCTAGTTCTTATTTTACGCCGGTTGAGGCTGGtaataagtctttgcaagacatggtggttgataatattgaggatatctcaagctacagagcGGTTGCTGAAGATCATGTTGTagtttctcctaataagttcaatgtcttgaatgatgagttgggtgtTGATAATGATGATGCTGAACACTATTCGGGAGGGGGTTCGGATGCTACTGAAAACTCTTCgggaggtagttcggatgaagagttgacgcctgagaaagcttcatcaggtgttaagggtgttacgtgggcggaaataccagtggatatgccaaagaaaagtaggaAACCAAGCAGGGTTTTGCTTAcaagttctagttcttctcaacaacgttttagtgattccaaatcagattcggattctgaagtgaatgctttgggaaaccgagttagaAAGGGTGTCTCacctgttttacaaagtaggattcctagcaagattccacaagctattcataaatataagaagagtgtttcctgatgagagttctctattggaatattaatggggtggcgaaggtggaagcgggtagtaagttacgtaaGTTGGTGCATGAGTTCAAGCCGGTtgtactttgtattgctgagcctaatattcgttgcactgacaatgttatgataaggttaaatttggctggttataataaaaaggtaattcataattctacttctagttctttgggtaatttgtggattctttgggatgattgtattgaggagccggtggtgattaatatgtctaggcaggccattacggttaaaactgaggggggatttatctcttttgttcatgctagttatattcaagtgtTTCGAAGGatgctttggagtcaacttgctgctgttgacgcaactactccttggttggttatgggtgatttcaattgtgttcttcgtcaagatgaaaataAAGGGGGTAGGGTAACTCgtatctcttgtattaatgagttttctgattggatggaggataataacttgtttgaagctgattcgttggggtctaagtttacttggaccaatggccAGGCTGGTGTTGgaagaattattagtaagttggatcgtgatattattaatgaaccttggttgtctaagttttcgaattggcggtgtaaagctcttcctagggaagtttctgaccattcgactcttattggttttcctttttgtgatcctcggcctagacgtgctccttttcttattcagaagatgtggttttctcatccggattttttgaagatggtggagttatcttggatggcgccggtgtatggtaatcatggttttatctttcctttcaaattgaagcggttgaaggaggctatcaagttatggaatcaatctatttttggcaatgtcaatgctagattaaagcaagcaactcgtaagtttgaggtagctagtagaacTTCAGATGTAGATCCTTTTGatgtttctaaacttaataatatgaaggatgcgcttgttgaggttcaagatattcaaaggcaacataatataatgttaaagcaaaaatatagaaataagtggttgttggagggATCTAGTAACACTtttttctttcacaactctattaaaattcgtagaagtgctaatacaatctcggagcttgttgctgaagatgggagtactattaccgatccggttcatcttagtgctcatgtggtttcttattatcaggctaaattcaatggtgaggatagtcaggtaagtgaaactctttttgattatgatcatgattctattactCTGGAGGAGTctcatatgttggatgctattcctacttgtgatgagattaaacaggcggtttttgatttgggagctgatagtgcgcctggtccggatggtttctcggggtgtttttatagacattgttgggagattattcatagggatctgattttagcggttacttattgctggtcttctaaaaccattcctaatggggttaattctagtcttattcttttgcttgcaaaagttaggggagctgctagtttgaagaactttaggccgattggtttaagtaatttcttctttaagatttttactaaaatcttggctacgaggcttggtagtgtgttgggtaagttggtgtctgaagagcaagtggctttcatgaagggaaggaatatccatgagaatattagtttagcttctgagatggtgaatgaattgcacatcaaaagtaaggacggtaatttgggtttgaagcttgatatctctcaggcttttgatactgtgagctggtcttttgttcttgaagtttttagaaggtatggttttttctgaagattggtgctcttggatttggaacaTTCTGaattcggcgcgtatttctattcttcttaatggtagtccggagggttacttcaagattaatagggaTTTACGGCAGGGGACCCtctttctcctcttatttttgttttgattgaggatgtgcttagtcGCAACATCACTGCACTCTTTCAGActaaggatatgtcttatatggttaagcgtaagggtattgctccaactcatttattttttgctgatgatattatgattttttgcaagggaaatatgaagagtgtgaaaaatttggtgaaacttttggagaattaccagcaAGCATCaggtcagagggtttgtagggagaagagcaagatttactttggtggtgggactttgagtaggcgccagaccattgctACATTCTtgggtatggcaatttctaactttcctgataggtatttgggagttaaaggtgatgccgggagtggtaaagtatagtcacattagcaacgttgttgataagttgagggatcaactttcggttctgaaaggtaagatgttatcttttcaagatagagttgtgcttgttaagaatgttctttcgagctattccattcataacatggctgtgtacaaatggccggtaaaattcactcttcaatgtgagcgtgtgattcgtaattttctgtggtcgggtgattctaatatttctagagcttttgtagtaggttttgataagatttgtagtcctttaaaggaaggtggtcttgggatcactagcctaaggactatgaataaagctttgctgatgaaattgtggtggtctataaattcttctcgtaagaggttggctcggtttttggaagccaagttcacttgtagggatggtcttATTAAGATGGCGGGgtaaaatcttctattcttcctggtcttcgttgggttcataagtagatggtgaataacacgaagtgttttattggtgatggtagggatacttctttattctttgatatttggtatggagatacaaccttagctagtgttttaaatcgcacggatttagacagatcagctcgtgtttgtgatattattgtgcaaggagATTGGAAGATTCAAGGAGTTCATTTGcaactccttttaagtgctggtgtggtgcaacaagatttaccaaaaattcatatgggagtggataggcgtatttggatgcctgatttacaaggtaaattttctgtcaaggcaGCTAGGAAGTTGATTAGGAAGAAACatcctattttgagggaggcgtggctgttatggaagagggtggtgcatccttcattggcggctcagaactggaagtttattcatggtgcgtgtgcaactcttgataaggtacgcaacagatttaaaattcaacttgcatctaaatgtagtgtgtgtcagattgaggaggagtctctccaacatattctttggagctgtaattttgcgcgacaagcttgggagtggattgaaggtattttcaaaattaaaccttatTATGATATTATTTCTTCTTACCAAGAGGCacaaaaatcatagtggtattgttaaggatctgtggttggtagtgaatttggttgtgcgttcagaattatggttcactagaaacaaaaaagtgtatgaaaagaagaacccttgttggtctttatttcaaaaacgtgtttttagtttgatgcaaga
Proteins encoded:
- the LOC113330836 gene encoding uncharacterized protein LOC113330836 encodes the protein MVQHLIRDGYLRQFVRHPAQATVAPDAPVHQVRIDRSTQFVNTISHSATQAYNLNPRIMSRIHKKDLNGKEIFSVAKALPMESWMMRPIFFSAQDVPMNGQAHSDPLVITLLIEEWGVRRILVDSGSSVEVLFYDTFKRMELSDDILVPSTYRIYGFNGTVTIPKGEVTLRVSYGGGYLDTLTTFCVVDIASPYEAIIGRPWITGIKGVASAYHQRLRFPTYKGITEVVGDPQAARRCMQVDAQINEERRARQRREKKRAKEAKVAEELERVISQAVMTYEAQGNEPS